From a region of the Paenibacillus sp. R14(2021) genome:
- a CDS encoding CehA/McbA family metallohydrolase — translation MVTKNSFMNGGSWYKGNLHGHSTLSDGRLTPEQLREAYKQQGYHFIAHSEHDFFSNFEADNEPNFILLPASEVGLRMPADDCRIFHLHVIMGTDEHLAAATKEPLKHMEPIKWPDFVSYDTAQGFIDDMTARGNIVMFNHPHWSTVEWEDVYALDNLFALEVYNHCSEWMENMGNSRVMWETLLRKGKKLWGTATDDNHNNYPLYSKQNDSFGGWVVVKAPELTRNAVVQALVEGSFYSSTGPEIYEFRIENDEVIFECSPVERIYMNGDLRQYQIELGENITSLRKKLRGDENFIRIECYDKNGKFAFTNPIYLN, via the coding sequence ATGGTAACAAAAAATAGTTTCATGAATGGCGGCAGCTGGTATAAAGGCAACTTGCATGGACATTCCACTTTATCCGACGGCAGGCTGACGCCTGAACAGCTTCGCGAGGCTTACAAGCAGCAAGGGTATCACTTCATTGCGCACTCCGAGCATGATTTCTTCTCCAACTTCGAGGCGGATAATGAGCCGAATTTCATCCTGCTGCCGGCCAGTGAAGTAGGCCTCCGCATGCCGGCAGACGATTGCCGGATCTTCCACCTCCATGTCATTATGGGGACGGACGAGCACCTGGCCGCGGCGACTAAGGAGCCGCTGAAGCATATGGAGCCGATCAAGTGGCCGGATTTTGTAAGCTATGATACGGCTCAGGGGTTCATTGACGATATGACGGCAAGGGGCAACATCGTCATGTTTAACCATCCGCACTGGTCCACGGTCGAATGGGAAGACGTGTACGCACTAGATAACCTGTTTGCGCTGGAGGTCTACAATCATTGCTCGGAATGGATGGAGAACATGGGGAATTCCCGCGTGATGTGGGAGACGCTGCTGCGCAAAGGCAAGAAGCTGTGGGGCACGGCGACGGACGATAATCACAACAATTATCCGCTCTACTCCAAGCAAAATGACTCTTTCGGCGGCTGGGTTGTAGTCAAAGCGCCGGAACTGACGCGCAATGCCGTTGTTCAAGCATTGGTCGAAGGCAGCTTCTACTCCTCGACCGGTCCGGAAATTTACGAGTTCCGCATCGAGAACGACGAAGTGATATTCGAATGTTCGCCGGTGGAGCGCATCTACATGAACGGCGATCTTCGGCAGTATCAAATCGAGCTCGGGGAGAACATCACGTCACTTCGCAAAAAATTGCGCGGCGACGAAAATTTCATTCGAATCGAATGCTATGATAAGAATGGTAAATTCGCGTTTACGAACCCGATTTATTTAAATTAA
- a CDS encoding DeoR/GlpR family DNA-binding transcription regulator, with translation MSMILAELHAKGRVTVNELAEQLNVSKVTIRRDLDTLSRENKLLIVHGGGIKPNFTLYEAPYSQRNAMNIEQKQRVGMKAVELINDYDVIALGVGTTTIQIANHLFNKKNLTIIIGCIQVLNSLIERKKSGYFTGKLIFLGGEIDTDQMFASGSMTIELLEKFHIDKAFIGANGYSITDGITTYDIDEGNFLKKMLQRSNKVHVVIDHSKIDVKSMYKYADYNEIDCVICNEDPPMDWKEKLASANIEWVNA, from the coding sequence ATGAGCATGATTTTGGCGGAATTGCATGCCAAGGGCAGGGTAACAGTCAATGAACTCGCCGAGCAATTGAATGTTTCCAAGGTAACGATACGCCGGGACTTGGATACGTTAAGCCGGGAGAATAAGCTGCTTATCGTACATGGAGGAGGCATCAAGCCGAACTTTACCCTGTACGAGGCACCTTATAGCCAGCGCAACGCCATGAATATTGAACAGAAGCAGCGCGTTGGCATGAAAGCAGTTGAATTGATCAACGATTACGATGTGATTGCTTTGGGCGTAGGCACGACTACGATTCAAATCGCCAATCACTTATTCAATAAGAAGAACCTGACGATCATCATCGGGTGCATCCAGGTATTGAACAGTCTGATCGAACGAAAAAAATCAGGATATTTTACGGGCAAGCTTATTTTTCTGGGCGGTGAAATCGATACGGACCAAATGTTCGCATCCGGCTCGATGACGATCGAATTGCTGGAGAAATTCCACATCGACAAAGCCTTCATCGGCGCGAACGGCTATTCGATCACCGATGGAATTACGACTTATGATATCGATGAAGGAAATTTTCTTAAAAAAATGCTTCAACGTTCGAATAAAGTGCATGTCGTCATCGATCATTCAAAAATCGACGTAAAATCCATGTACAAATATGCGGATTACAACGAAATCGATTGCGTCATATGCAATGAAGATCCCCCTATGGATTGGAAAGAAAAGCTTGCATCAGCAAACATAGAATGGGTAAACGCTTAA
- a CDS encoding carbohydrate ABC transporter permease, producing the protein MRYTIKVMRVLMLLALVLAFAFPFAWVVSTSLKTYVESIRFPPDLIPNIPQFTNYKTAWVHIHFFHYAKNSVIITLSVAFGQLLVCVPAAYAFAKKKFRFSGILFALVLVDLVLPTQVSFVPMYVLVSDLHWLDTYWGLIVPFVFSSFTIFFLTQAFKQIPDELLDAAKLDQASELQIITRLMVPISKPFLLTTILFTCIGKWNDYFWPLVLTNSESVRTLPMTVKSLVADTRGVTHWNEVMAGNMMLILPVLVLYLAANRFIKSAFVYGIK; encoded by the coding sequence ATGCGATATACGATCAAAGTCATGCGTGTCCTTATGCTTCTTGCATTAGTCCTCGCGTTTGCGTTTCCGTTCGCCTGGGTAGTGAGTACTTCGCTGAAAACGTACGTGGAGTCCATCCGATTCCCGCCGGACTTGATTCCGAACATTCCACAATTTACCAACTACAAAACGGCGTGGGTACATATTCATTTCTTCCATTACGCGAAGAATTCAGTCATCATTACGCTCTCGGTTGCATTCGGACAATTGCTCGTTTGCGTGCCGGCTGCTTATGCCTTTGCCAAGAAGAAGTTTAGGTTTTCCGGCATTCTCTTCGCGCTGGTCCTGGTCGACCTGGTGCTGCCCACCCAAGTGAGCTTCGTGCCGATGTACGTGCTGGTCAGTGACTTGCACTGGCTCGACACCTACTGGGGCCTGATCGTTCCGTTTGTTTTCTCGTCATTTACGATTTTCTTCCTGACGCAGGCATTCAAGCAAATTCCTGATGAGTTACTGGACGCCGCTAAGCTTGACCAAGCCTCGGAGCTGCAAATCATTACCCGGCTCATGGTGCCGATCTCGAAGCCATTCCTGCTGACCACGATTTTGTTTACCTGCATCGGCAAATGGAACGACTACTTCTGGCCGCTTGTGCTAACGAATTCGGAATCGGTGCGAACATTGCCGATGACGGTCAAGAGCTTGGTTGCCGATACCCGCGGCGTCACCCATTGGAATGAAGTCATGGCAGGCAACATGATGTTGATTCTCCCGGTTCTGGTTCTCTATCTTGCAGCGAACCGCTTCATTAAGAGTGCTTTCGTATACGGTATTAAGTAA
- a CDS encoding histidinol-phosphatase HisJ family protein, with the protein MQQVPNTIVDQHVHSNYSPDSKEALGDIVAHAVKLGKQAVVTTDHFDYDCKYFKKDVLIDMDSYEREVAELRQTYAIDIRKGIEVGYRKDYHEAINQYLGRYSYDLVLLSVHNNGVLDFAEEAYHNQPMDRMLEDYFSHVRDAVESMDNYDVVAHLDYVARYTKTMITASDYERCRTVLYDLLKAIIRKDKVLELNTTGLFRQGWIHPHAYLIEMYLDLGGKWFSLGSDAHRIDSIEQGFSQAIELLNSYHIHEVVQFRGRVPQLVTISG; encoded by the coding sequence ATGCAGCAAGTGCCCAATACGATTGTGGATCAACATGTACATTCTAATTATTCGCCCGATTCGAAAGAAGCCTTGGGTGATATCGTGGCTCATGCCGTAAAGCTGGGGAAACAGGCGGTCGTGACGACGGATCATTTTGATTACGACTGCAAGTATTTTAAGAAAGACGTTCTGATCGATATGGACAGCTATGAACGCGAGGTTGCCGAATTGCGCCAAACGTATGCGATCGATATCCGGAAGGGCATCGAGGTCGGCTACCGCAAAGACTATCATGAAGCCATCAATCAGTATCTGGGTCGCTATTCGTACGATCTGGTGCTTCTTTCCGTGCATAATAACGGCGTGCTCGATTTTGCGGAGGAGGCCTATCACAATCAACCGATGGATCGTATGCTGGAGGATTATTTCTCCCATGTACGCGATGCCGTCGAAAGCATGGATAATTACGATGTGGTTGCCCATCTCGATTACGTCGCTCGTTATACGAAGACGATGATCACCGCCTCGGATTACGAACGCTGCAGAACGGTATTATATGATTTGTTGAAAGCCATCATACGCAAGGACAAAGTGCTCGAGCTGAACACGACCGGACTGTTCCGGCAGGGGTGGATTCATCCGCACGCCTACTTGATTGAAATGTATTTGGATTTGGGCGGGAAATGGTTCTCACTAGGCTCTGACGCCCATCGGATCGACAGCATCGAACAAGGATTTAGCCAAGCGATCGAATTGCTGAACTCGTACCATATTCATGAAGTCGTGCAGTTTCGCGGCCGTGTTCCTCAGCTCGTGACGATATCAGGTTAA
- a CDS encoding CD3324 family protein encodes MNYKNGRDVLPPRLLEELQSYIQGELLYIPKQQNERAAWGEKSGSRVMIKRRNEEIYRCYANGSTVQELERQYHLSGESIRKIIIKLRSAAAIPLSEGDAIDSPTVYEAVQAGKR; translated from the coding sequence TTGAACTACAAAAACGGAAGAGATGTGCTTCCCCCTAGACTGCTCGAGGAGCTTCAGAGCTACATTCAAGGAGAACTGCTGTACATCCCAAAGCAGCAGAACGAGCGCGCCGCTTGGGGGGAGAAGAGCGGATCACGCGTCATGATCAAACGGCGCAACGAGGAGATTTACCGGTGCTATGCAAACGGAAGCACTGTACAGGAGCTTGAACGGCAGTACCATTTGTCCGGGGAAAGCATTCGCAAAATCATCATCAAGCTGCGCAGCGCGGCGGCGATCCCTTTATCCGAGGGAGACGCCATTGACTCGCCAACCGTTTACGAAGCTGTCCAGGCTGGCAAGCGATAA
- a CDS encoding EcsC family protein — translation MTNTETEAYLRTELRQIEQWEHEQKDIFFWEKLGRLPFAILDRITPKFIQDKIGTALDELGGYIQSGGRYLISKEQMYRKFFPNEEGDQGPALERIGQLPLGRMDEIAKHIIETSSKTAAVQGATTGIGGIFTLVIDIPLLLGISLKALQEIAISYGYDPTEQSERIFIVKCLQFSSADVVGKKAILEDLAAFHSGEKSNQVLSQLQGWREVMLTYRDNFGWKKMVQLIPIAGMLFGAYLNRSTLQDVAETGRMMYRKRRILEKLHADKLL, via the coding sequence ATGACGAATACAGAAACCGAAGCATATTTAAGAACCGAATTAAGGCAGATTGAACAGTGGGAACACGAACAGAAGGATATCTTCTTCTGGGAAAAACTCGGCAGGCTGCCCTTTGCCATCCTGGACCGAATCACCCCGAAGTTCATCCAGGATAAAATAGGTACAGCTCTTGACGAGCTCGGGGGCTACATCCAGAGCGGCGGGCGTTATCTGATCAGCAAAGAGCAGATGTACCGCAAATTTTTCCCGAATGAAGAAGGGGATCAAGGACCGGCCTTGGAACGAATCGGCCAGCTTCCGCTCGGAAGAATGGATGAGATCGCCAAGCATATTATTGAAACCAGCAGCAAGACGGCGGCAGTGCAAGGCGCAACGACGGGAATCGGAGGCATCTTCACGCTCGTCATCGACATTCCGCTCCTGCTTGGCATCTCGCTTAAAGCGCTGCAGGAGATTGCGATAAGCTACGGCTATGACCCAACCGAACAATCGGAGCGCATATTTATCGTCAAGTGTCTGCAGTTTTCGTCCGCTGACGTCGTCGGTAAGAAAGCCATTCTTGAAGATCTCGCCGCTTTTCATTCGGGTGAGAAGAGTAATCAGGTACTGTCCCAGCTGCAGGGTTGGCGCGAGGTGATGCTGACGTACAGAGACAACTTTGGGTGGAAAAAAATGGTTCAGCTGATACCGATCGCAGGCATGCTATTCGGTGCCTATCTGAACCGCTCCACCCTGCAAGATGTCGCTGAAACAGGTAGAATGATGTATAGGAAGCGCAGAATTCTCGAGAAATTGCATGCTGATAAGTTGCTTTAA
- a CDS encoding ABC transporter substrate-binding protein, with product MKRNVKYAAMMGILASAIAVTGCSSGTSNESDNAQAGTNANATKSDAGNEKVKVDFWSIWDPTNGNGKLIADEIVKFNEQNPDIEIVMSGQGGYDGVAEKLEAALVAKNTPVIAQIEESFLARYNPIAADLGKYMSSSTIANYNEGLTRSSYADGMFKAAPMNRSTPILYMNADLLKAAGLDPKGPKTWTELQEYAKKLSNPAKGIYGFSGYWDSDAWYWESAVYSYGGEMVNKDGSQVVFDNDKGTGIIQLFQTMINDKTMLNAYSAQDNQSDLIKQNFFDGKVAMDWDSIGSMGELIKNAKFNVAVAFQPQEGGKNVVVTGGANMIIIDKATEAQKKAAGKFLDFLANDENVTKFFQTTGYLPTTKSALETPEMKQWLQEKPQYQVAIDQLQFAHSRPWQKNWKAMYTTILEDLKGALIDTSKDPKEVVHHAAVAAQQIIDENK from the coding sequence ATGAAACGGAATGTGAAGTACGCAGCAATGATGGGTATCTTGGCTTCGGCCATCGCCGTAACAGGCTGTTCCAGCGGCACGTCGAACGAATCGGACAATGCGCAAGCCGGAACGAATGCAAATGCGACTAAATCCGATGCAGGCAATGAGAAAGTGAAAGTCGATTTTTGGTCGATCTGGGATCCGACCAACGGCAACGGTAAGCTGATCGCGGACGAAATCGTAAAATTCAACGAACAAAACCCGGATATTGAAATCGTCATGTCGGGTCAAGGCGGGTATGACGGCGTTGCGGAGAAATTGGAAGCTGCGCTCGTTGCCAAAAACACGCCGGTAATCGCCCAAATCGAAGAGTCCTTCCTGGCTCGCTATAATCCGATTGCGGCGGATTTGGGCAAATATATGTCATCGTCTACGATTGCTAATTATAACGAAGGCTTGACTCGTTCGAGCTATGCAGACGGCATGTTCAAGGCGGCGCCTATGAACCGCAGCACACCAATTCTATACATGAACGCTGATTTATTGAAGGCGGCTGGATTGGATCCGAAAGGGCCCAAAACATGGACGGAGCTTCAGGAATATGCCAAAAAACTGAGCAATCCGGCCAAAGGAATCTATGGTTTCTCGGGGTATTGGGATTCCGATGCATGGTACTGGGAGTCTGCGGTTTATTCCTATGGCGGCGAAATGGTCAACAAGGACGGGTCGCAGGTCGTGTTCGATAACGATAAGGGAACCGGCATCATTCAATTGTTCCAAACCATGATTAATGATAAAACGATGCTGAATGCTTACAGCGCCCAGGACAATCAGTCTGATCTGATTAAACAGAACTTCTTCGACGGCAAAGTTGCCATGGATTGGGATTCGATCGGTTCGATGGGCGAACTGATCAAGAACGCCAAGTTCAACGTTGCGGTGGCGTTCCAGCCGCAAGAAGGCGGTAAGAACGTGGTCGTGACCGGTGGTGCGAACATGATCATCATCGACAAAGCAACGGAAGCGCAGAAGAAGGCGGCAGGTAAATTCCTCGACTTCTTGGCGAACGACGAGAACGTTACGAAATTCTTCCAAACCACGGGGTACCTGCCAACGACCAAATCTGCGCTGGAGACACCGGAAATGAAGCAATGGCTGCAAGAAAAACCACAATATCAAGTCGCGATTGACCAGCTGCAATTCGCGCACAGCCGCCCTTGGCAGAAGAATTGGAAAGCCATGTATACGACAATTCTCGAGGATCTGAAGGGCGCCTTGATTGACACGTCGAAGGATCCGAAGGAAGTCGTGCATCATGCGGCAGTAGCAGCACAGCAAATTATTGACGAAAACAAATAA
- a CDS encoding carbohydrate ABC transporter permease, translating to MVNRILRNPYVLIAPAVILVCVFSLYPAFFAVRVSFINWDTVLGTKSFVGFKNYMNIFHDPVFWKVMRNTLYYSFFTVVIGIVLAFLLGIFFQENKWVDNLVQSIIFTPHILSSVSITVMWMWLMDPGRGILNFVLHEVGLPTLKWMMSPDTSLMSIIVVTIWKGLGYSVMIVIAGLQSIPGYIYEAAKLDNAGRWTRLFRITLPLLSPTLFFMFITATIASFSSFDIVSLMTKGGPENSTNLVVYWIYQIGFLQFNIGKASAGSVLFMLFVSIVAVANYYFFAKKVHYQ from the coding sequence ATGGTTAACCGGATCCTTCGCAACCCGTATGTACTTATCGCTCCGGCCGTCATTCTCGTATGCGTATTCTCTTTGTATCCGGCTTTCTTCGCGGTGCGAGTCAGCTTCATAAACTGGGATACCGTGCTAGGAACGAAGAGCTTTGTCGGATTCAAAAATTACATGAATATTTTTCACGATCCCGTGTTCTGGAAGGTCATGAGAAACACGCTTTATTACAGTTTCTTTACCGTCGTGATCGGTATCGTACTGGCCTTCCTGCTAGGGATCTTCTTTCAAGAGAACAAGTGGGTGGACAATCTCGTGCAGAGCATTATCTTTACGCCGCACATCCTGTCGAGCGTCTCCATTACCGTGATGTGGATGTGGCTGATGGATCCAGGCAGGGGCATTCTCAACTTTGTGCTGCATGAAGTCGGCCTGCCGACGCTCAAATGGATGATGAGTCCCGATACATCACTGATGTCCATCATCGTCGTCACGATTTGGAAAGGGCTTGGCTACAGTGTCATGATCGTGATCGCCGGCCTGCAGTCCATACCCGGCTACATCTATGAAGCCGCCAAGCTTGACAATGCCGGGAGATGGACAAGGCTGTTCCGCATTACGCTGCCACTATTGTCGCCGACGCTGTTCTTTATGTTCATTACAGCGACCATCGCTTCCTTCAGTTCATTCGATATCGTGAGCTTGATGACCAAGGGCGGGCCGGAGAATTCGACAAACTTGGTCGTATATTGGATCTATCAGATCGGATTCTTGCAGTTTAATATCGGTAAAGCAAGCGCGGGTTCGGTCTTATTCATGCTGTTCGTAAGCATCGTTGCCGTAGCCAACTATTACTTCTTCGCTAAGAAAGTTCACTACCAATAG
- a CDS encoding ABC transporter ATP-binding protein, whose amino-acid sequence MAAIQLKEITKTYSNGKTVIENLELEVKDRSFTVLLGPSGCGKTTALRMIAGLEEVSSGQIYIGEQNVTKAEPGDRGIAMVFQNYAIYPHMTVRRNIEFGLKNIKLPKEEIGMRVEQVVSMVGLKDYLNSKPSTLSGGQRQRIALARAISKKPEVFLMDEPLSNLDAKLRNQMRSELIELHRNLKSTFVFVTHDQIEAMTMATDIVIFNQGRIMQQGTPKEVYDHPANLFVATFIGDPGMNTILLPDIGTIGFRPQKVKLTKQSQLEGIQAAGMVMTKEMLGMDHLYHVATGMGSIIMKTEADLNVGESVHLYLSGQDLYYFDINEQRTSDAALIESALHKVGAMEGVTLTRNQLTGSVYG is encoded by the coding sequence ATGGCTGCAATTCAACTGAAAGAGATAACGAAAACCTATTCGAACGGTAAAACGGTCATCGAGAATCTGGAACTTGAAGTTAAGGATCGTTCTTTCACCGTGCTGCTAGGTCCGTCGGGCTGCGGCAAGACGACGGCTCTGCGAATGATCGCCGGGCTTGAGGAGGTCAGCTCCGGTCAGATCTATATCGGCGAACAGAATGTCACGAAGGCGGAACCCGGGGATCGCGGCATTGCCATGGTATTCCAAAACTATGCGATCTATCCCCATATGACGGTGCGCAGAAATATCGAATTCGGTTTGAAAAATATAAAGCTTCCCAAGGAAGAGATCGGGATGCGTGTCGAGCAAGTGGTGAGCATGGTCGGGCTGAAGGACTACTTGAATTCGAAGCCCTCCACTTTATCGGGCGGACAGCGGCAGCGAATTGCACTCGCCAGAGCGATCTCGAAAAAACCTGAAGTGTTTCTGATGGATGAACCCTTATCCAATTTGGACGCTAAATTACGTAACCAAATGCGAAGCGAGCTGATCGAGCTGCACCGCAACTTGAAATCGACATTCGTCTTCGTCACTCACGATCAAATCGAGGCGATGACGATGGCTACGGATATCGTGATCTTCAATCAAGGACGTATCATGCAGCAGGGTACTCCAAAAGAAGTATATGATCATCCAGCCAATCTGTTTGTCGCGACCTTTATCGGCGATCCGGGCATGAATACGATTCTTCTGCCGGATATCGGTACGATCGGATTTCGACCGCAGAAGGTGAAGCTTACAAAGCAGAGCCAATTGGAAGGCATACAAGCCGCCGGGATGGTCATGACCAAGGAAATGCTGGGTATGGACCACCTCTATCACGTTGCAACCGGCATGGGCTCAATCATCATGAAAACAGAGGCTGACTTAAACGTCGGGGAATCCGTACATCTCTACTTATCCGGTCAAGATCTGTATTATTTCGATATCAACGAGCAGCGGACGAGCGATGCGGCGCTTATCGAGTCCGCGTTGCACAAGGTCGGGGCGATGGAGGGTGTCACTTTGACTCGCAATCAATTGACTGGCAGCGTGTATGGTTAA
- a CDS encoding SLAC1 anion channel family protein, protein MQPRAAVQQEIRGIGSIQFLPVNLFASVMGISGLSLAWREASKLFGTSTVLADIIGIIAVLIFIALSIGYISKWFLYPHKVKGEFTHPVVGNFFGTITIAILLLSSVVGVYSEKTGQAVWIIGTALAIALCFVFVTRLLNGNHEPVNKVPASLVPVVGTLDISVAGGTMPFPWAHEINLFSLAVGGTVALVYFTLILSRLIHHAPMPAGLTPSMIIMIAPFEVGFLGYTNFEQRIDQFASILFYFGLFLFIVLFFKVFKKSIPFGASWWGVSFPMAALTNAALKYALFVDSWLLIAIAAVILALLSIVVVVLFVRTMKILFNGTLLRG, encoded by the coding sequence ATGCAACCCAGGGCTGCAGTACAGCAAGAAATTAGAGGCATCGGTTCTATTCAATTCTTACCCGTTAACCTATTTGCGTCGGTTATGGGGATTTCAGGTCTTTCATTGGCTTGGAGAGAGGCAAGCAAGCTATTCGGGACTTCCACTGTCCTCGCTGATATTATTGGCATTATTGCGGTTTTGATTTTTATCGCCTTAAGCATAGGCTATATTTCAAAATGGTTTCTTTACCCGCATAAAGTGAAAGGTGAGTTTACGCATCCCGTGGTGGGGAATTTCTTCGGAACGATCACGATCGCGATACTCTTACTTTCGTCAGTGGTGGGTGTCTACAGTGAAAAAACGGGCCAAGCGGTATGGATCATCGGAACTGCGTTGGCGATAGCTCTTTGTTTTGTTTTCGTTACACGGTTGTTGAACGGGAATCATGAGCCGGTAAATAAGGTTCCGGCTTCGCTAGTCCCTGTGGTAGGCACACTTGATATTTCGGTTGCCGGAGGGACGATGCCGTTCCCATGGGCGCATGAAATTAATTTGTTTTCCCTTGCAGTCGGGGGAACCGTGGCTTTGGTATACTTCACGTTGATTTTGTCCAGATTGATTCATCATGCGCCAATGCCGGCAGGATTAACGCCTTCCATGATCATCATGATTGCGCCTTTTGAGGTCGGTTTTCTTGGCTATACGAACTTTGAGCAGCGGATTGATCAGTTCGCATCCATTTTGTTTTACTTCGGTCTGTTCTTGTTCATCGTTTTATTCTTCAAAGTATTCAAAAAGTCTATTCCGTTCGGCGCTTCCTGGTGGGGCGTAAGCTTTCCGATGGCTGCTCTCACTAATGCCGCTTTAAAATACGCTTTATTCGTGGATTCTTGGCTGCTGATCGCCATTGCCGCGGTTATTCTGGCTTTGCTCAGTATCGTTGTGGTTGTTCTCTTTGTTCGAACGATGAAAATTTTGTTTAATGGCACTCTGCTTAGAGGGTAA
- a CDS encoding metallophosphoesterase family protein: MPLKKSLSFRNDGTFKIVQFTDLHWSSGGLLDMRTQSLMQEVLREEKPDLVVFTGDIVYANYSDDPKRSFLEAVSCVESAEIPWTAVYGNHDTEKGVTREELMELQVNSAYCLSEPGPEEIFGVGNFILPVQSADERTVFALYFLDSGSHAPAPVGGYDWIRPSQINWYIQNARKLAAEYGEPVPSLAFFHIPIPEYKQVWEEGICYGVKHEDFIPPIINSGFGAAMLEQQDMLGTFAGHDHINDFCGDWYGIRLCYGRGTGYNAYGMAGFERGARVILLREGIRDFETWLRLEGNTVVREQPIHAPEKNQTEQPAPPRSNDGGEWWLSDLRARYAYHLVTNREKLEPASPEMIELARLLAPELHMAENEPYTLRDCIAVCHPEEPIIAYHLFWDRETGQGEADHQLIWVGYHPHTKELTEIKSYFHENIVSSPEALAEAQAANGRPQAYIQWGIHGTFLTGGIRDVTVSRQSNGILITNTGLDSLQCMFADAKRGLIRGVPIREGEPLKPYSGAFTAYMNFCNRVDTRTYLNDDNHVIVACEANAVISQAVLHYRFIPMPEWPDDIRE, translated from the coding sequence ATGCCGCTTAAGAAAAGTCTGAGCTTCAGGAATGACGGCACGTTTAAGATTGTTCAGTTCACCGATCTTCATTGGTCAAGCGGCGGCTTACTGGATATGCGCACTCAATCGCTGATGCAGGAAGTCTTGCGAGAAGAGAAACCCGATCTTGTCGTCTTTACAGGTGATATCGTCTACGCGAACTATAGTGATGATCCCAAGCGCTCCTTTCTTGAAGCGGTCTCCTGCGTAGAATCGGCTGAAATTCCATGGACTGCGGTGTACGGCAATCATGATACGGAGAAAGGCGTCACGCGCGAGGAGCTGATGGAGCTTCAGGTAAACAGCGCCTATTGCCTTTCCGAACCGGGTCCGGAGGAAATCTTCGGGGTCGGCAATTTCATCCTTCCTGTACAGAGCGCTGACGAAAGGACCGTCTTCGCCTTGTATTTTCTCGATTCGGGCAGCCATGCGCCTGCACCAGTGGGAGGCTATGATTGGATTCGTCCCAGTCAGATCAATTGGTATATCCAAAACGCTCGGAAACTTGCCGCCGAATACGGAGAACCAGTACCGTCTCTTGCTTTCTTTCATATTCCCATTCCCGAATACAAGCAGGTGTGGGAAGAAGGCATTTGCTATGGCGTGAAGCATGAGGATTTCATTCCACCCATCATCAACTCTGGGTTCGGCGCAGCCATGCTGGAGCAGCAGGATATGCTTGGCACATTCGCCGGACACGATCATATCAATGATTTTTGCGGTGACTGGTATGGGATCCGCCTCTGCTACGGCAGGGGAACGGGGTACAACGCGTATGGTATGGCCGGGTTTGAACGAGGTGCCAGAGTCATTTTGCTTCGTGAAGGAATCAGAGACTTTGAGACTTGGCTTCGTCTCGAAGGCAATACGGTGGTACGGGAACAGCCGATTCATGCGCCGGAGAAGAATCAGACCGAGCAACCCGCACCCCCACGCTCCAACGATGGCGGCGAGTGGTGGCTATCCGATCTTCGAGCTAGATACGCGTACCATCTGGTGACGAATCGTGAGAAGCTTGAGCCGGCTTCACCGGAAATGATCGAGCTGGCAAGGCTGCTTGCGCCCGAGCTTCATATGGCGGAGAACGAGCCTTATACGCTGCGGGATTGCATAGCCGTCTGTCATCCAGAGGAACCGATCATCGCTTATCATCTGTTCTGGGATAGAGAGACGGGGCAGGGAGAGGCGGATCATCAGTTGATCTGGGTCGGCTATCATCCGCATACGAAGGAATTGACAGAGATAAAATCTTACTTCCATGAGAATATTGTAAGCTCCCCGGAAGCGCTGGCTGAAGCCCAAGCGGCTAATGGCCGGCCTCAAGCTTATATACAATGGGGGATTCATGGAACGTTCCTGACCGGCGGCATTCGTGATGTCACCGTATCTCGACAGTCCAATGGCATTCTGATTACGAATACAGGCTTGGATTCGCTGCAATGCATGTTTGCTGATGCGAAGAGAGGACTGATCAGAGGCGTTCCCATTCGGGAAGGCGAACCATTAAAACCATACTCTGGAGCATTTACAGCCTATATGAATTTCTGCAATCGCGTAGATACCCGGACTTATTTGAATGATGATAATCATGTCATCGTTGCCTGTGAAGCAAATGCCGTAATCAGCCAGGCAGTGCTGCATTACCGATTTATTCCAATGCCGGAATGGCCGGACGATATTCGGGAATAA